The Beijerinckiaceae bacterium genome has a window encoding:
- a CDS encoding RND transporter: protein MGIVAFALRYRHTFYVLALMMMFLGGSAILATPKDIFPNINIPVVTVIWQYTGLTPEEMEQRVTTYSEYSISSNVSDIRNIESQTLSGVAVEKIFFQPNVNIDLAISQIVSASNAIRALMPTGIQPPVIVQYNASSVPVLQLSLSSDQLNEQQLYDYGIYQMRQALAPIAGITLPTPYGGKYRQIMVDLDPTALAARGITPSDIVAAVNAQSLTLPSGDAKMGDTQFIVRVNNVSPSIAALNRVPIKQVGGTTVYLSDVAHVRDGWAVQQNIVRANSKHSVLLTIIKNGNASTLDVVNKVKAALPEIQKAAPPGMKIDMLFDQSVFVQNAIEGVLHEGAIAAGLTALMMLIFLGSWRSMLVVMVAIPLSILTSIAVLSPLGQTINTMTLGGLALAVGILVDDSTVTIENTHRLLEEGTPFDEAVLQGAAGIAIPTLISTLAICCVFVSVFFLQGAARYLFTPLAEAVVFAMLASYVISRTLTPIMIGLLLRKEHEQQGTDPGWLGRFHAGFNARFDRFRNFYGWLLAGILRRRFLTPAIATLIIIGGGFLFSFAGTDFFPSVDAGLIQLHVRVPARTRIERTEQIFQAVEDKIRTEIPQKSLRMILDNIGLPARTYNLAFTDGSAIGVNDGVIQIELSDDHDPTAAIVANLRAKLATAFPDVLFYFQPADLVTQVLNFGVPTQVDVQVQGGDREKNKEIAAQLQRRMANIAGLVDVHIQQELNAPELYYTIDRTRAQELGLNMQNVANNLNISLSSSEQVAPNFWTDPKNGIPYFMAVQTPEYKITNKNQLDNTLLASGTDVNGTPIPGLLGNIATAKRVSVQSVYNQSNIQAVYDVYASVQNKDLGTAAVAIQKIVDELQPQLKPGNHIVIRGQIGSMQAAFSDLSLGLMFAAVFVYMLMVVNYQSFLDPLAVILALPGAGVGILLLLFVTGTTLSVPSVMGAIMAIGVASANSILLVTFAREQRQEGLSEFQAALSAGITRLRPVLMTAAAMIVGMIPMAIGSPGGEQNAVLARAVIGGVAVGTITTLLFVPFLYSVIGRFTGPVTEVRGRLSPQGSLP, encoded by the coding sequence ATGGGCATTGTCGCGTTTGCGCTTCGTTATCGCCACACATTTTATGTGCTGGCCCTGATGATGATGTTTCTCGGCGGCAGTGCGATCCTCGCCACGCCGAAGGATATTTTCCCCAACATCAATATTCCGGTCGTCACGGTGATTTGGCAATACACCGGACTGACACCCGAAGAGATGGAACAACGGGTTACCACCTACAGCGAATATTCGATCAGCTCCAACGTGAGCGACATCCGCAATATCGAAAGCCAGACGCTCTCCGGCGTCGCGGTGGAAAAGATCTTTTTCCAGCCCAATGTGAATATCGACCTCGCGATCAGCCAGATCGTCTCGGCGTCCAATGCGATTCGCGCCCTGATGCCGACCGGCATTCAGCCGCCGGTGATTGTTCAATATAATGCGTCATCCGTGCCGGTTCTCCAACTCAGCCTGAGTTCGGACCAGCTCAACGAGCAGCAGCTTTACGATTACGGCATCTATCAGATGCGCCAGGCGCTGGCGCCGATCGCTGGCATTACCCTGCCCACGCCTTATGGCGGCAAATATCGGCAGATCATGGTGGACCTCGATCCCACGGCGCTCGCGGCGCGGGGCATCACGCCAAGCGATATTGTCGCGGCGGTGAATGCGCAGAGCCTGACCCTGCCTTCGGGCGACGCGAAGATGGGAGACACCCAATTCATCGTGCGCGTCAACAATGTCTCGCCCTCAATCGCCGCCTTGAACCGGGTTCCGATCAAACAAGTCGGCGGTACGACGGTTTACCTGTCGGACGTCGCTCATGTCAGGGACGGCTGGGCGGTCCAGCAGAACATCGTGCGCGCCAACTCCAAACATTCCGTGCTTTTGACCATCATCAAAAACGGCAATGCTTCAACCCTTGATGTGGTCAACAAGGTGAAGGCGGCGTTGCCGGAAATTCAAAAAGCCGCGCCGCCCGGCATGAAGATAGATATGCTGTTCGATCAGTCGGTGTTCGTGCAGAATGCCATCGAAGGGGTTTTGCACGAGGGCGCCATCGCGGCTGGATTGACGGCGCTCATGATGTTGATCTTTCTTGGCTCATGGCGGTCCATGCTGGTCGTGATGGTGGCCATTCCGCTATCGATCCTGACATCCATCGCGGTACTTTCCCCGCTTGGGCAGACGATCAACACCATGACGCTTGGCGGCTTGGCGCTGGCCGTCGGCATTTTGGTCGACGACAGCACCGTCACGATCGAGAACACCCACCGCCTGCTAGAGGAAGGAACGCCCTTCGACGAAGCGGTCTTGCAAGGCGCCGCGGGGATCGCGATCCCGACATTGATTTCGACGCTGGCGATTTGCTGCGTGTTCGTCTCCGTCTTCTTCTTGCAGGGAGCCGCGCGCTATCTGTTCACGCCGCTGGCGGAAGCCGTGGTTTTCGCCATGCTGGCATCTTATGTCATTTCGCGAACGCTGACCCCGATCATGATCGGGCTGCTGTTGCGCAAGGAACATGAGCAACAGGGCACCGATCCAGGTTGGCTCGGCCGCTTCCACGCCGGATTCAATGCGCGGTTCGATCGCTTCCGCAACTTTTATGGCTGGCTGCTGGCCGGTATTTTGCGGCGGCGCTTTCTGACCCCGGCCATCGCGACGCTGATCATCATCGGCGGCGGTTTTCTATTCAGTTTTGCCGGGACCGACTTTTTTCCAAGCGTTGACGCTGGCCTCATTCAGCTTCATGTGCGGGTCCCTGCCCGCACCCGGATCGAGCGCACGGAGCAAATCTTCCAGGCCGTCGAGGACAAGATCCGCACCGAGATCCCGCAGAAGAGTCTCCGCATGATCCTCGATAACATTGGGTTGCCCGCACGGACCTATAATCTCGCCTTTACCGATGGAAGCGCAATCGGTGTGAACGACGGCGTGATCCAAATCGAGCTCTCCGACGACCATGATCCAACGGCCGCGATCGTTGCCAATCTTCGCGCGAAACTCGCGACGGCCTTTCCCGATGTGCTCTTCTATTTCCAGCCGGCCGATCTCGTCACGCAGGTTTTGAACTTCGGCGTTCCGACGCAGGTCGATGTGCAAGTGCAAGGGGGCGACCGAGAAAAAAACAAGGAGATTGCCGCGCAGCTCCAAAGGAGAATGGCGAATATTGCCGGCCTGGTGGACGTGCATATTCAGCAAGAGCTGAACGCACCGGAATTATATTACACCATCGACCGCACCCGAGCCCAGGAACTCGGGCTGAACATGCAAAACGTCGCCAACAATCTCAACATCAGCCTGTCTTCCTCGGAGCAGGTCGCGCCGAATTTTTGGACCGACCCCAAAAACGGCATCCCCTATTTCATGGCCGTTCAAACCCCCGAATATAAGATCACCAACAAGAACCAGCTCGACAACACTCTGCTGGCGAGCGGCACCGACGTCAACGGAACTCCTATTCCGGGCCTCCTCGGCAATATCGCCACGGCGAAGCGCGTCTCCGTCCAATCCGTTTACAACCAGTCCAACATTCAGGCGGTCTATGACGTCTATGCAAGCGTCCAGAACAAGGATTTGGGGACCGCGGCCGTGGCGATTCAAAAGATCGTCGATGAGCTCCAGCCGCAGCTCAAGCCCGGCAATCATATCGTGATCAGAGGTCAGATCGGCAGCATGCAGGCGGCATTCAGCGATCTTAGCCTCGGGCTGATGTTTGCCGCTGTCTTTGTCTATATGCTGATGGTGGTGAATTATCAGAGCTTCCTCGACCCGCTTGCCGTCATCCTCGCTTTACCGGGCGCGGGCGTCGGAATTTTGCTGTTGCTGTTCGTGACCGGAACGACGCTCAGCGTCCCTTCGGTCATGGGCGCGATCATGGCCATCGGCGTTGCCTCGGCGAACTCGATTCTGCTTGTCACCTTCGCCCGCGAACAGCGTCAAGAGGGACTGAGTGAGTTCCAGGCGGCATTGTCCGCCGGCATCACAAGGCTTCGCCCGGTGTTGATGACCGCCGCCGCGATGATCGTGGGCATGATTCCCATGGCGATTGGAAGTCCTGGGGGCGAGCAAAATGCGGTTCTCGCCCGCGCCGTCATCGGCGGCGTCGCCGTCGGCACTATAACCACACTGTTGTTTGTGCCCTTCCTTTATTCGGTGATCGGCCGGTTTACGGGCCCGGTGACCGAGGTCCGCGGGAGGCTTTCCCCTCAAGGATCATTGCCATGA
- a CDS encoding efflux RND transporter periplasmic adaptor subunit — protein MNYQPDDRLLRDYQKPKPDEKQRRRLARVIAVFALLILAALVGYGIWNEFKRGADANAILEAQKTVIPSVRTMIVQTESQPRILELPGSMAAFDSATLQARATGYVGIRNVDIGSKVRKGDVLAVIAAPDLDQQFAEAKAQIVQLEAAVQLAQANSDLARVTNQRTARLLAQGWSSAQQGDQDRLTATARDAAVSVAKANVVAQQAVVNRLAQLTAFEQITAPFNGVITGRFIDVGSLVTADAASGTSMFSIARTDVLRVQVFVPQTDYFGIKDGDHATVTVPELLNRTFDGKVARNAQALAANTRTLLTEVDVDNKAGELTAGLYCIVHLQIRRSSPVVRLPSQAVIFNKEGLSAAVVVDGKVQLRKIDLEADNGADVEVRAGLVPGDQVILSPPVNLINGASVKVP, from the coding sequence ATGAATTACCAGCCCGACGACCGTCTATTGCGCGATTATCAAAAGCCGAAGCCGGACGAAAAGCAGCGGCGCCGCCTGGCCCGCGTGATTGCGGTTTTTGCGCTTCTTATCCTTGCCGCGCTGGTTGGGTATGGAATCTGGAACGAATTCAAGCGCGGCGCGGACGCCAACGCGATTCTGGAAGCCCAAAAGACTGTCATCCCGTCCGTGCGGACCATGATAGTGCAGACGGAATCGCAACCCCGCATCCTGGAGCTGCCAGGCAGCATGGCGGCTTTTGATAGCGCGACGCTTCAGGCCCGCGCGACGGGCTATGTCGGTATCCGCAACGTCGATATTGGCAGCAAGGTCCGCAAGGGCGATGTGCTCGCCGTGATCGCGGCACCTGACCTCGATCAGCAGTTCGCCGAGGCGAAAGCACAAATCGTGCAGCTTGAGGCCGCGGTCCAATTGGCGCAGGCGAATTCGGATCTGGCCCGCGTCACAAATCAGCGCACCGCGCGCCTCCTGGCCCAAGGCTGGTCAAGTGCGCAGCAAGGCGACCAGGACCGGCTGACCGCCACCGCCCGCGATGCGGCGGTTTCAGTAGCCAAAGCCAATGTGGTCGCCCAGCAGGCCGTCGTGAACCGGCTGGCGCAACTGACCGCCTTCGAACAGATCACAGCTCCCTTCAATGGCGTGATCACCGGCCGGTTCATTGATGTCGGCAGCCTCGTGACCGCCGACGCGGCAAGCGGAACATCGATGTTCTCCATTGCACGTACCGACGTGTTACGGGTCCAGGTCTTTGTGCCGCAGACGGATTACTTCGGCATCAAGGACGGCGATCACGCGACGGTCACGGTTCCGGAGCTATTGAACCGGACCTTCGACGGCAAGGTTGCCCGCAACGCGCAGGCGCTTGCGGCGAACACCCGCACCCTACTGACCGAGGTCGACGTGGACAACAAGGCCGGCGAGCTGACCGCCGGACTTTATTGCATCGTCCATCTTCAAATCCGCCGTTCAAGCCCGGTCGTTCGCTTGCCCTCGCAGGCGGTGATTTTCAACAAGGAAGGTCTCAGCGCGGCGGTGGTCGTGGATGGCAAGGTACAGCTTCGCAAGATCGATCTGGAAGCGGACAATGGGGCTGACGTCGAGGTGCGGGCCGGGCTCGTGCCAGGCGACCAAGTCATTCTTAGCCCCCCGGTAAATTTGATCAACGGCGCGAGCGTGAAAGTCCCTTAG
- a CDS encoding methyltransferase, with translation MSEAVTPANIFKLGLGFWAAKALLSAVELGVFTELANGPADLPTLTRRLGLHDRAARDFLDTLVALKLLDRKEGRYGNTAETDLFLDKGKPSYAGGLLEMANARLYGSWGHLTDALKTGQNQSEGKNTSDFFAALYADPERLRSFLTAMSGVSVGAAKAIAAKFPWKNYKSFVDVGTAQGMVAATLARAHPHLTGAGYDLPEVKPVFSEFIAKQNISDRVKFLAGNFFTDPLPAADVLIMGHILHDWDLEQKRLLLAKAYAALPKGGALIVYEALIDDDRRENAFGLLMSLNMLIETAGGFDFTGADCQAWMREVGFSQTSVENLDEPDSMVIAIK, from the coding sequence GTGAGCGAAGCCGTTACACCGGCCAATATTTTCAAACTCGGATTGGGATTCTGGGCAGCCAAGGCGCTGTTGAGCGCCGTCGAGCTAGGGGTTTTCACCGAGCTCGCCAACGGCCCGGCGGATTTGCCGACTTTGACTCGCCGGCTTGGCTTGCACGATCGCGCCGCCCGCGATTTCCTCGACACTCTAGTCGCTCTCAAGCTGCTTGATCGGAAGGAGGGGCGGTACGGCAACACTGCGGAGACCGACCTTTTCCTCGACAAGGGAAAGCCAAGCTACGCCGGCGGCCTTTTGGAAATGGCCAATGCGCGGCTCTACGGCTCTTGGGGTCATTTGACCGATGCTTTGAAAACCGGTCAGAATCAGAGCGAGGGCAAAAATACGAGCGATTTTTTTGCCGCGCTCTATGCCGATCCTGAGCGGCTGCGTTCCTTTCTAACGGCCATGAGTGGCGTGAGCGTTGGTGCGGCCAAGGCAATCGCCGCCAAATTCCCTTGGAAGAACTATAAGAGCTTCGTCGATGTCGGGACTGCGCAAGGCATGGTGGCGGCGACGTTGGCCCGCGCGCATCCGCATCTCACCGGAGCCGGCTACGATCTGCCCGAGGTCAAACCGGTTTTTTCGGAATTCATTGCAAAGCAGAATATTTCCGACCGCGTGAAATTTCTGGCGGGGAATTTCTTCACAGACCCGCTGCCGGCCGCCGATGTCCTCATCATGGGCCATATTCTGCACGATTGGGATTTGGAGCAGAAGCGTCTGCTGCTTGCCAAGGCTTATGCCGCGCTCCCTAAGGGCGGGGCACTCATTGTTTATGAAGCGCTGATTGACGATGATCGGCGCGAAAATGCTTTCGGCCTCCTGATGAGCCTGAACATGCTTATCGAGACCGCCGGCGGCTTCGACTTTACCGGGGCCGACTGTCAGGCTTGGATGCGCGAGGTGGGGTTCTCGCAGACGAGCGTGGAAAATCTCGATGAACCAGATTCGATGGTCATCGCGATCAAATAA
- a CDS encoding N-acetylmuramoyl-L-alanine amidase, translating into MIHPSPNHGVRKGGRTPDSILLHYTGLPTAEAALQQLCNPVTEVSSHYLVWEDGRLTQLVEESRRAWHAGRGVWHGEHDMNDVSIGIEIANPGHRGGSPSYPSAQIKAVIALCQDIIARWRIAPHRVLAHSDVSPDRKIDPGEHFPWGQLAKAGIGHFVAPCAIEEGPRLQRDADGPEVEALQNLLATYGYGLDINGLYDAKTEAAVTAFQRHFRPVLVDGIADQSTIATLRKLIATAPKR; encoded by the coding sequence ATGATCCACCCCTCGCCCAACCATGGTGTTCGCAAGGGAGGCAGGACTCCGGACTCAATACTCCTGCATTACACCGGCCTTCCAACCGCGGAGGCCGCGTTGCAGCAGCTTTGCAATCCGGTGACGGAAGTCTCGTCCCATTATCTCGTGTGGGAAGATGGACGCCTCACGCAACTCGTGGAAGAGAGCCGTCGCGCCTGGCATGCCGGCCGCGGGGTTTGGCACGGCGAGCACGATATGAACGATGTGTCGATCGGGATTGAAATCGCCAATCCGGGCCATCGCGGCGGGTCGCCGAGCTATCCTTCGGCGCAGATCAAGGCCGTCATCGCGCTCTGCCAGGATATTATCGCCCGCTGGCGCATCGCGCCCCACCGTGTGCTGGCCCATTCGGACGTATCGCCGGATCGCAAGATCGACCCCGGCGAGCATTTTCCTTGGGGGCAATTGGCCAAGGCAGGGATTGGCCATTTTGTGGCGCCTTGCGCGATCGAAGAGGGTCCGCGTCTGCAACGCGATGCCGATGGCCCCGAGGTGGAAGCGTTGCAAAACTTGCTCGCGACCTATGGATACGGGCTCGATATCAACGGCCTTTACGACGCCAAGACCGAGGCGGCCGTGACCGCTTTTCAGCGCCATTTTCGGCCGGTTCTCGTCGATGGGATTGCGGATCAATCGACCATTGCGACGCTGCGCAAACTGATTGCCACGGCACCCAAAAGATAG
- a CDS encoding rubrerythrin, producing MAGLSGSKTESNLKDAFAGESQANRRYLYFAQKADVEGFNDVAAVFRSTAEGETGHAHGHLEFLEEVGDPATGLPIGETSKNLTAAVAGETHEYTDMYPGMARTAREEGFGEIADWFETLAKAERSHAGRFQKALDELPK from the coding sequence ATGGCAGGGCTGAGTGGCAGCAAAACCGAATCCAATCTGAAGGATGCCTTCGCGGGCGAATCCCAGGCAAACCGGAGATATCTCTATTTCGCGCAAAAGGCCGACGTCGAAGGCTTTAACGACGTGGCCGCGGTTTTCCGTTCGACCGCCGAGGGTGAAACGGGTCATGCGCATGGTCATCTGGAGTTCCTGGAAGAAGTCGGCGATCCGGCGACCGGCCTCCCCATCGGCGAAACCTCAAAGAACCTGACCGCTGCCGTTGCGGGGGAAACCCACGAATACACCGACATGTATCCGGGAATGGCGCGCACCGCCCGCGAAGAGGGTTTTGGCGAGATCGCCGATTGGTTCGAGACGCTTGCCAAGGCGGAGCGCTCGCACGCGGGCCGCTTCCAGAAAGCTCTCGACGAACTGCCAAAGTAA
- a CDS encoding glycerol-3-phosphate dehydrogenase encodes MSEGGLAAPSRHPLDWQNPDFYDEAKLDAEMRRVFDICHGCRRCFNLCDSFPRLFDLVDAAPNGELDTVASADFKPVVDACTLCDMCYMTKCPYVPPHEFNLDFPHLMLRYRAMEASKGKIKTADRELAKTDRNGKLAHYLAPLANWATDRASKSMRAILAKVAGLHKAAWLPKYSSQSLEALSRENPPALNPDAPAHGRKAVIYSTCFSNYNDPNIGLAARAVLAKNGVETEVVHPHCCGMPMLEQGEIAEVAKAAKIVAAAMQPWIEKGYDVIALVPSCALMLKLEWPLILPQDEDIKRLARATFDLSEYVVGIARKEGLAPGLLPVAPGGIALHISCHSRAQNMGQKARELLKLLPAVNLQVIERCSGHGGAWGYKEPNFDTAMKVGAPVARQAADSGKAVVTSECPLAGLHIAQGIDKIRGDKPKPRLVSHPIQLIAEAYELND; translated from the coding sequence ATGAGCGAAGGCGGCCTTGCGGCTCCGTCCCGACATCCGTTGGACTGGCAAAATCCGGACTTCTATGATGAGGCGAAGCTCGATGCCGAGATGCGGCGCGTGTTCGACATCTGTCACGGCTGCCGCCGCTGCTTCAACCTTTGCGACTCGTTTCCGCGCCTCTTCGATCTGGTCGATGCCGCCCCGAATGGCGAATTAGACACCGTCGCCAGCGCCGACTTCAAGCCGGTGGTGGACGCATGCACGCTCTGTGACATGTGCTACATGACGAAGTGCCCTTATGTTCCCCCGCATGAATTCAATCTCGACTTTCCGCATCTGATGCTCCGCTACCGCGCGATGGAAGCGAGCAAGGGCAAAATAAAGACCGCCGATCGCGAGCTCGCCAAGACCGATCGCAACGGCAAGCTTGCGCATTATCTGGCGCCTCTCGCCAATTGGGCCACGGACCGCGCCAGCAAATCCATGCGCGCCATTCTCGCAAAGGTCGCTGGACTTCATAAGGCGGCCTGGCTGCCCAAATACAGCTCGCAGAGCTTGGAGGCGCTCAGCCGCGAAAATCCGCCGGCTCTCAATCCGGACGCGCCGGCCCATGGCCGCAAAGCGGTGATCTACTCGACCTGTTTTTCCAATTACAACGACCCCAACATCGGGCTCGCAGCCCGCGCGGTGCTCGCCAAAAACGGTGTCGAGACGGAGGTCGTGCATCCGCATTGCTGCGGCATGCCGATGCTGGAGCAGGGCGAAATCGCGGAAGTGGCCAAGGCCGCCAAGATCGTGGCCGCGGCAATGCAGCCCTGGATCGAAAAAGGCTATGACGTCATCGCGCTCGTTCCGTCCTGCGCCTTGATGCTGAAACTCGAATGGCCTTTGATTTTGCCGCAGGACGAAGACATCAAGCGGCTGGCCCGGGCAACCTTCGATCTCAGCGAATATGTCGTTGGCATCGCCCGCAAGGAGGGGTTGGCGCCGGGACTGCTGCCGGTCGCTCCGGGCGGCATTGCCCTGCATATTTCCTGTCATTCGCGGGCACAGAACATGGGCCAAAAAGCGCGCGAATTGCTGAAGCTTTTGCCGGCTGTGAATTTGCAGGTCATCGAGCGCTGTTCTGGGCATGGCGGTGCCTGGGGCTATAAGGAACCGAATTTCGACACGGCGATGAAAGTGGGTGCGCCTGTGGCCCGGCAGGCCGCGGACAGCGGCAAAGCCGTGGTCACCTCGGAGTGCCCGCTCGCCGGCCTTCATATCGCGCAGGGGATCGATAAGATCCGTGGCGACAAACCCAAACCGCGCCTCGTCAGTCACCCGATCCAACTCATTGCGGAAGCTTACGAGCTCAACGACTGA
- a CDS encoding DUF3501 domain-containing protein, which produces MDRKHNLTAADILPMAEYGKIRGECRRKMSERKCNRRAEIGPHITFYFENYETMWMQVHEMVFIEKGGAEQIEQELVAYNPLIPKGQELVATFMIEIDDPDRRKRVLGGLGGIESTAFIEIGGERSQGRPEEDQDRTRDDGKASAVQFVHFPLTTAQIALFRTPNAKVTLGFTHPAYSHMAVLPEAMRAELSGDFD; this is translated from the coding sequence ATGGACCGGAAGCATAATCTCACGGCCGCCGACATCCTGCCGATGGCCGAATATGGAAAGATCCGGGGCGAGTGCCGGCGCAAGATGTCCGAGCGCAAATGCAACCGACGGGCGGAGATCGGGCCCCACATCACCTTCTATTTCGAAAATTATGAAACCATGTGGATGCAGGTCCACGAGATGGTGTTTATCGAAAAAGGTGGCGCGGAGCAGATCGAGCAGGAGCTCGTGGCCTATAATCCGCTGATCCCCAAGGGCCAGGAACTGGTCGCGACCTTCATGATCGAAATCGACGATCCGGATCGGCGAAAGCGCGTTCTCGGCGGCCTCGGCGGGATCGAAAGCACTGCATTCATCGAGATCGGCGGCGAGCGCAGCCAAGGACGCCCGGAAGAAGATCAGGATCGGACCCGCGACGACGGAAAAGCCTCGGCGGTTCAGTTCGTGCACTTCCCATTGACCACCGCTCAAATCGCGCTGTTTCGGACCCCCAACGCGAAGGTGACCCTCGGCTTCACCCATCCCGCATACAGTCATATGGCGGTTCTGCCCGAAGCCATGCGGGCCGAGCTTTCGGGCGATTTCGACTAA
- a CDS encoding alkyl hydroperoxide reductase, which translates to MAAIGSKIPSFSVVGVKPGFEAHEESGNSAFEILTEASFPGKWKVIFFYPKDFTFVCPTEIAEFARLSKEFEDRDAVVLGGSTDNEFVKLAWRRAHKDLAKLPIWQFADTNGTLTDGLGVRSPDGVAYRYTFIVDPDNVIQHIYANNLNVGRAPKDTLRVLDALQTDELCPCNREVGGDVLQVA; encoded by the coding sequence ATGGCTGCCATTGGTTCCAAAATTCCGAGCTTTTCCGTCGTCGGCGTCAAGCCGGGTTTTGAGGCGCATGAGGAAAGCGGTAACAGCGCCTTCGAGATCCTGACCGAAGCTAGCTTTCCGGGCAAATGGAAGGTCATCTTCTTCTATCCCAAGGATTTCACCTTCGTCTGCCCCACCGAGATCGCCGAATTTGCGCGTCTCAGCAAGGAGTTTGAGGACCGCGACGCGGTTGTGCTCGGCGGCTCCACCGACAATGAATTCGTCAAGCTCGCTTGGCGGCGCGCGCATAAGGATCTCGCCAAGCTTCCGATCTGGCAATTCGCGGATACGAACGGAACGCTGACCGACGGCTTGGGTGTCCGCTCGCCGGATGGCGTCGCCTATCGCTACACCTTCATCGTCGATCCAGATAACGTCATCCAGCATATTTATGCCAACAATCTCAATGTCGGCCGGGCGCCGAAGGATACTCTGCGCGTGCTGGACGCCTTGCAGACCGACGAGCTTTGCCCCTGTAACCGCGAGGTCGGCGGCGACGTCCTCCAGGTTGCTTGA
- a CDS encoding alkyl hydroperoxide reductase — MSIESLKDNIPDFARDVRLNLSAIVNDDTLGKESKYGLLLACAIATRNPEVAQAFDQDAALHLPSAARDAARAAAAIMAMNNVYYRFVHLASNKAYRTMPAKLRMSVIGSPGVAKTDFELWCLAVSAINGCGACIDAHEKVLAEAGTTSEAIQFALRCAAIVQSVAVALEASRLSAA; from the coding sequence ATGTCGATCGAAAGCCTGAAGGATAATATTCCCGACTTCGCCCGCGATGTCCGGCTGAACCTATCCGCCATCGTCAACGACGACACGCTCGGCAAGGAGTCCAAATATGGGCTGCTTCTCGCCTGCGCGATCGCCACCCGCAACCCAGAGGTGGCACAGGCTTTCGATCAAGATGCGGCGCTGCATCTCCCCTCGGCGGCGCGCGATGCCGCACGGGCGGCAGCCGCCATCATGGCGATGAACAATGTCTATTACAGATTTGTTCATCTGGCCTCGAACAAGGCCTATCGGACAATGCCGGCAAAGCTGCGCATGTCGGTGATTGGAAGTCCCGGCGTCGCCAAGACCGACTTCGAGCTTTGGTGTCTGGCGGTCTCGGCGATCAATGGTTGCGGCGCCTGCATCGACGCGCATGAAAAGGTTTTGGCGGAGGCGGGTACGACGTCGGAAGCAATTCAGTTCGCGCTGCGCTGCGCCGCAATCGTTCAATCCGTGGCCGTGGCTCTTGAGGCCTCGCGGCTTTCGGCTGCCTGA
- a CDS encoding LysR family transcriptional regulator: MNLRDLRYIVAVADLGHFGRAATACHVSQPTLSGQILKLEEKLGVGIFERVGKSIATTAAGEQILEHARRAIAAADDLLACAKACRDPMIGPLHLGVIPTLGPYLMPFVLPRARRMMPATPLLLVEDLTSRLIDLVVSGRLDAAIIASDPESPGLESADLFDEPFFLVLPEDHPLAGRPSVAAADIDPQSLLLLADGHCLRDQALELCHHPDLGEDAMADMRATSLQTLLHMAAAGYGMTLAPGLALLEPHGLPGTLTARRIDGAPASRRVRLISRRTNPRRPALLALANLIRQSIPKGVAQPLDDSGVYVQAAESREASRATATD; the protein is encoded by the coding sequence ATGAACCTGCGTGATCTCCGTTACATTGTTGCCGTCGCCGATCTCGGCCACTTCGGCCGCGCCGCGACGGCCTGCCATGTCAGCCAGCCGACCCTAAGCGGCCAGATTTTGAAACTGGAAGAAAAACTTGGGGTTGGTATTTTCGAGCGGGTCGGCAAATCGATTGCGACCACCGCGGCGGGCGAGCAAATCCTGGAACATGCCCGACGGGCGATCGCCGCTGCCGACGATCTCCTCGCTTGCGCCAAGGCCTGCCGCGACCCGATGATCGGGCCGCTGCACCTCGGGGTTATTCCCACGCTCGGCCCCTATCTGATGCCTTTCGTCCTGCCGCGTGCACGCCGGATGATGCCGGCGACGCCCTTGCTTCTCGTCGAGGATTTGACCTCACGGCTCATCGACCTCGTGGTGTCAGGCCGGCTCGACGCCGCCATTATCGCCTCCGATCCGGAATCGCCTGGGCTCGAGAGCGCGGATCTGTTCGACGAGCCGTTCTTCCTGGTTCTGCCGGAAGATCATCCGCTTGCCGGGCGGCCGAGTGTCGCCGCCGCGGACATCGATCCCCAGAGCCTTCTGCTCCTCGCGGACGGGCATTGCCTCCGCGATCAGGCACTCGAACTCTGCCACCATCCGGATCTGGGCGAGGATGCCATGGCCGACATGCGGGCGACCAGCCTCCAGACCCTTCTCCACATGGCCGCGGCCGGCTACGGCATGACCCTGGCACCCGGTCTGGCGCTTCTTGAACCGCATGGGCTGCCAGGAACCCTCACCGCGCGCCGGATCGACGGGGCGCCCGCCTCGCGGCGTGTACGCCTGATTTCGCGCAGGACCAACCCGCGCCGGCCGGCCCTGCTGGCTCTCGCTAATCTGATCCGGCAGAGCATCCCCAAAGGCGTCGCACAGCCGCTGGATGATTCCGGCGTCTACGTTCAGGCAGCCGAAAGCCGCGAGGCCTCAAGAGCCACGGCCACGGATTGA